The following is a genomic window from Neurospora crassa OR74A linkage group III, whole genome shotgun sequence.
CTCCAACTAGATCTCTTGAGACGCATCGAATCTGTACTTGACGATGATCTATGCGGGCTCTTAGACGGCCTTCTGCTCCAGCTATCGCAGAAGCTATCAAAAGCTGACACTGCCGTGGACAAAGTTACCAACAGACATTCTCGTGGACGCACTGGGTTGTGGGGATTTGGATCCAAAGCCCAGAAGATGACTTGTGCCTGGAAGATGGGTGCATTGGATCAAATCATCAGCGACCTTGACACATGGCATCGCCGCTTCGATCCTTTGTGGTTCATGGTCATGAAGACAGCCAACCCGCTCGTTGATGCTGCCCTCGCCAGATCACAGTCTGCAAATGATGATAGAAGTAATGGCCGTGCCATATCAGTGGCCAAAAATCCATTGACCGTCGCTGCAGGCATGCGTCACGTGTTGTACCCAAGTGCCAACCGACTTAAGCCCAGGTTCCTGGCAGGAGTGCGGATGGAAATGTCCGAGATCCCGTTGTCTGAAGCGAAGAAAGGCTTCATGGAGTCGGAGAGGAAATGGTATATCATTGACACCGTCCAGGTTGGATCGTTTGCTCGAGCACGCAATGTGCTGGACGACGTGAGCATGCTCGCGGTGAAGCTCGCACAGGCAGATCCTTTCGCTTTCGGGTTGCTCAACTGTAAAGGGGTTATACCCGTTCAGAGCCAGCTTATCGGATCTTCTGCTTCGTCTCCGAGTTCTTCCCCCGCAAGAAGCAGGCTCAACTATTCCTCCTTCCAACTGGTATTTCGTCTGCCAGAAAACCTTTCAGTACTTCAATCCTTGCGCCAGCTTCTTCTGAACTCGGATGAGcatgtctctctctcccgAAAAATGCGCATCGCACGCGAGCTTGCCAAGGCCATCCATTACGTCCACACCTTCGCCTTCGTACACAAGAATGTGCGGCCTGAATCAATCCTGTGCTTTGAGAATAATGAAGGAGCTTCGCGTAGCAACGCATTTCTTGTTGGCTTTGATGCCTTTCGGGCCGCTGGCGGTGGCACAATGATGTCGGGGGACATAAGCTGGGAACGTAATGTGTATCGGCATCCGTCTCGACAGGGTTTCGACCCGGCTGAGAAGTACCGTATGCAACACGACATATACAGCCTCGGTGTCTGTCTCCTGGAAATTGGGTTCTGGGAATCTTTTGTTGAGTACAGCACAGAAGAGGAGAATTCCGGAAGGCCACGCACTAATTTTGGAAGGACTTACTATCATTTTGAGAAATGGCTTGACGAGAGAAAAATCGGGGCGGGCGAAGATTCCATTGCCATCACCTTCAATGCGCTGGCATTGAGTCTCAAGGGCTATCTTGTTGAGCAGGCAAGCACCAGGCTTGCGCCCCGGATGGGTGATAGGTATGCGCAAGTCGTCCTCTCGTGCCTAACATGCCTGGATGAAGAGAACGAGGAGTTTGGCGGATCGGGCTCGGAGACAGAGGACGTGGGCGAAGACACGGTTGCCCTTTGCTTTGCCGAGAAGATCTTGAGTGATTTGGACCAACTTTCCATGGTCTGATGCGGTATTTTGGAGAGGAGTAGGCACCAGGAGAGGAACGAGTATGTGAGATCGGGTTAGTCTTTTCGTCCGGGAAATGGCCAGTAGCAACATACGAAGTGTGTCTTGTTTCTGTTCATCCTTTAGCCTTCCACAATATGTAAATAGATATGTAAGCGAGCGAAAGATCGTAAGCATAAACCGAACATGACAGTGTGCGTTAATACCCCTCGCTTTGGCCAGAAATAACGTCAAGAAGAGTAGTGACATGCATTTATTTTTGAGGTACGTCGGTTAGAGTCCATGAAGGATTTGCAACCCAAGAAAGTGCTAAATTCGCTCAAGTGGTATACGAAAGATGCATGGATCCAGGAAAGAGCGTGACCAAGGTGTATTATGTCGACGGTGAGGTGTTTGGTTTATTCTTATGACCTTGAAGCTGGGTAAACATTCGGTGATGTTCACAGGTACTGTGCGAGTCGGTTGACTGTTCGACCCTTATTCAACATCCAATCCCCGATCCCTCAACAGCTCCTCCCTCatccttctctcctcttccgccttctccgCTTCGATTCTCCACACATCCTTCAGCCAAAACGGCACAAAGGCCTTGACTTTGACCTTCTTTGCCTCGACTTcactcccctcctctccccctaAACTGACGACGAAGTCCTGCTCAGGGCTATACGTGCCCGGTGTCTCACCTGGCAAGACGGTATCCGTCATCACCTCCAACCTGCACAGCGCCAGTCCGACGTTGCCAATACCCCTCAGCCACTTGCCGGGGGCACTCCTAGACTTCTTGTCCACCTTGTCGATGCTCGCACCTTGGGGAATCATCTCTGCCTTGACTCCCTGCTCGACTTCAGGCTTCAAGAGCTTCTCCAGCGCTTCCAGTTGCCCAGGTCCGTCAGCCGGGATCTCCGGGGCGGCACCCTCGTAATAGAGGATGCAAGGAAGGATGCGCTTGCGGACAACACCACGATGCTTGGTGCGGATGGTAAGCTCTTGGCCGACGTAGCAGCCCTTGCGGAAGTCAATACCGTTCATCACGTCCATGTTGGACTCGAGAGGGAGAGCGGTGCCGGAGATGATCTCGGACTGGCCTTCGGGGATGCCGAGGAGGAAACGGCGGAGGTGGTAAGACGATTCGGGTGTCAGGTCGCCGTCTGTTAgtggcgaggaagaggaggtctggTTGACGACCACACGGGAGCCGAAGGCCGGAACACGCGGGTCCGGGACAGCCCTTGCGTTGCCAGCGTTTTGCACTTCGTCGATCAGCTTAGTCCATGGTCCGGCCTGGTCTACATCGTTCCATGAGTGATATAGAGCACGCTCCTCCGGGTCTAGCAACTTCAAGTTGAACTTGGAGCGCAGCTTGTAACGCTTGATGTGCTTGTGAAGTGTCGCGGCCTCGTCGGCGTCAACCTCGATCAGGAAGCTCTGCTTGCCTGGCTCTGGACCCAGGTCATCCGGGTAGATGATGACATCGTGGACCACCCGGCCCTGGGCTGTCAGGAAGCCGGTATAAAAGCCGTTGGCATTGTGTGGAgcgttgatgttgttggtgatgacaCCCTGAAGGAATTTGGAAGCATCCGGACCGGAGACGGAGATCAAGCGCCGCGATGTGAGTTTTGTGAGGCCGGCGCGAAGATCCGTTTGGGTAGAGACGGTGCTCGAGAATAGTCGCCGTTGTTGCTTCCGTTGCACGGACCGGCAGCCAAGGCAGATGAATGGAGTGGTAGCTGTGCGCAAGGCCGCAGAGGCCGGGCCGGCGACGGCTATCGATCTGGTAGCCGGCTgcatggttggttggtgtaGTGGTGCCCTTCCTCACTCAGCCTTGTGGGAAATCGATGGTCAAGCAATGCAATCGGTCGGGACCGGGGGTGGGACGAGGAGACGGAATGATGGGAGTCAAGGTCAAGGTTTGTTTCCGGAACGACCCGGTCGCAATCTCCCTTTAATCCCGACACGGCCTACGGGTGGGGTGGTGGGTAGTGCGGGCGGACGGGTCACGGGTGGTCATAGCTCCACAGCTTCCACGCCCGAATTAGAACTCGGCATGTTCGGAGCTCCGCCGGCCCCGCCTCTCCGAAATTTTCTGCCCAGCCCCGCCCGTCCACTCCCGGACTCCACGCAGTGTGGCAGCCCGGCCTTAGATATTCAACGGGCGCGTGGCCGATCACTTAGAATTCCGCAGAGAGTGGAGAGAGAGGTACAAGCTAGATGTACCGCCATCCATCTCGGGTTTCTGTCGCTTTCCCAatgtcatcatcaacatccaccaCCGCGACGACATCCACGAGAATCCACTCCCTCCCGATGCGGATCCCGTCTGTTGGATGTGGATCACGGGTTGCCATACATATTCAGCCCCTTAGACCTTATTTTATCCGACGACATCAACAAGATCATATCGACGGATTCCCTTTGACCGTGTAAAGTCGGAACATCAGCAGAAAAAAACTCAAGCACATACATGGCACGGCATTTGCGGCGACACCCCTCAGGGACAAAGGTCATTTGACAGCTTTCGCCCAGCACAAAAGCCGGTTTTCACGATATCGGATTTCGACTTCTCGGTCACCCAGCACAAAAATATGAAGGCTGTCAGCCCCAACGCGAAAAACTCCCGTGTGACCCGGGTCACAGTCCCGACTATTTCCTTGGGTCTTCGTCTCCCACACCCTCATAGCTGCGCGGGGTAAAACCAGGCCGAATATCGGAGCAGTATCAACTACAAGACAAATCTTTTTGGATCACGATGCAGTCAAGGGAAACACTGCATAAAGGCGGGCATACAAGGTGGGAGTGAGCGGTAATGGTTCACACCCCTCCACGTCGTCAATATGCAAGGACGCACACATCGTCAAGCCCGTACGACTCATCAACACCTCTGTCACCTTGACTTCGAGCAGGCAAGGGATTGAGATGATGGGCGCCAAAGACACTTCGCTTGGACGGGTAGGTGAGGTGCCGGCCATTCAACCAAGCATACCGAGCGATGCTCAGATAATCTCCCTGCAGCTCCGTCATGTCCAACTTGACTACTTCCTTCCTCGCCTAAGCAACGTCGATAACATCCTGTGACTGGTATCACCATCATCGGGTATTTGAAATCAGGAAACTCATCAAATGTTGGTCGATCAACTCTCGACCAATACCACCTAACGAAGCCAGTTTTCATTTTGTTCTCACATTGGTAGGTGAGGGGTAAGGGCCATTGCTTACATACTCGTCCTAAGCTACCGATACTAGCAGAATAAGCAATGCCGCCAAATTCAAACACAGTTATCTCGAAGTCTCCATTCACGTAGGACCAGCAGGGCTAGCGCTACACCAGAGCGAGCAAGATATTATCTCCAACCATACCCCTCTCGAATTAGTGTCGTGTGGGAAATTATCCGAAACCGTCGTTCACCCAGGAAAGTTAGTCGCCGGCTTGCCGGTGTATGGAAGACTTGGCGGTTTGCGGGTGCGCTATCCGTGAGGTGTTGGCATTTGCATGTGATCGTGACCACACATATCATCTCCCATCGAGACATCCCAAAACAAAAACCGGGAACTTGGGACGGAGGCGTTCTCATCACGCTCGCGGGTGCCGAGCTCGGGCGCGCATGATTGGGGCACGCAATACTTTCAGATATCGACTCTTGCAAAAAGTTTGACGGGTTGCGGAGGCAGCATGACAAGCACATTGGAATACAACATCAATATATCTTGGCAAAAAGAAAGGCAGCAGCTATCACATGCTCGCAAAATCAGGCTCTCTAAGAGATGGAATGATTGTGAACAAGGTGACACTCCAAGCCACATCATGACCGTAAATCCAGCTCCATATTTCAACCCCGGATATTCAACCTCACTCACGACatcagctacctctacctctgaCGCCAAATCAAATCACATGTCTCGAGCTTTGGCAGCCCCGTCAAGCCAACTTAAAAGCCACAAAGCCTCACGGCTCAAAGCCACAACCTCCATTTCGAGTCTATCACATGGAGCAAGAGTCTGAAGACAGGATACGTACCTTGCCGAATACCGGAATTAAGACCGTATTCCTCGCCTCCCGGCACCTTGAACCCCCGGATCCTCGAAGCATGGCAAGCGGATATAGTTTAGATTGCAACCGGCTCACCGGTTCTTAGATCTCAAAAGAGTTCATCTTAACAAGTATCCACAGTTACCGCTACAGTTACCGCTTACCGCACACACCATCGCACGCCATCTCAGGAACCATCACGAGCCTCCCCTGGCTGGCCTCATTCATGGGGTGCACTACAGGCGCACGCCCGACAGTTCGGAGCATGGCGGTAAGGTTGGTACGGCAGGGTAAACACTAGATCAAGTAGGCGAGTAGGCGCGTGTTACCCCCGCCCTTGACATAGCTAGGTAGCTACCTACACACCCTCCCATGCCTCCTCCATCCGGAGCCTGGCCGGAGTGGACAAGGAGAACGTTGATGATCTCCCAATAGCTCACTTACACCCGGAGCGCCGGCGTGTTGTAATCCTTGAGGATCTCCCACTCCGATATAGGGGGTGGGAGATTCGATAGCTTAGCGCAATGCTAAGTAAGCGGTAAAGGGAacggtatgtatgtatgtatgtatggtATATAACTTGACCGTGCCCGGCGGGCGGTCGGAGAACGTTAATACACCGACACCGACCGCTGCCGACTTGTCCCGGTGAGTCGGGACAAGTGCAGTGCCCTGGCTAGCACCCAAATAAAAGTCAGGGTTAGTTGGACTCCCGGTCAGGTGACGATTTGGGCGGGAATTTGATTTCTGGGGTTCAGTTTGTTAAAAGGGAGGGTATTGGTTCTGGCTTCGAGTTTTGATGAAATGAGGGTTTTGCATTCCTTATTCGGAGAAATAGAGTTTAAGGTTTGTAACCGCTTCTCCGAAGAAAGGTATGTAAACCAATCAAAACCCCTTTTTGGGGAAACAAAGgtaaaccaaaaaaaaaaaaaaagggggtcCTCTCGTCTGCATACATAAACTCCGAACAGatacgaaaaaaaaaaaagcggaGCGAAGGAGGCTCAATTCAGAGCGAGCGTATACGAGGATCAGTTTAGTGCAAAGAAGTGGGTTTTTGCACAGCATCGCCATCTCCattgtggaggaggaagaggaggaaaatggAGAATTGTCAAGCGTCAACATATGGTCTGTTGTATCCACAACCCATTCATCCACCGTCAGGGCCATCAACAGAGGCAAAGGCGATCATCAAATCCACAAAGTGGACTTTTCTGGATCAATGTCAACATCTACAATACCCCGTCTCCCCGGCAACAATTCCGACAGTGGTGGACTTTTGACCGCTGATGTTCTCTCACGACATTGGTCACGCGCCCCCCCTATCTTGGCTTGCTGTTGCGCATCCTTTCTTCTGCACCCCGTATTGTCTGCcccgtagtgtagtgtaccataGTCCAGTCGGTCCCTTATTAACTCCCGCCCCCCGGACTAGTAGTGTAGTCCCTAGTTCCCGCGGACGGGGACCCTTAAAAGTGTAATCTCGACGCCTTGCCTTGCCTGATACGATTGTGTCTCTGATTTGGAGCATCTCtcttctacactacatacactaaTAGACCTACACCGCACCCACCAGAGGAGTGCAGTGTCTCTAACAACGGGATCTTCTTTGCATGGCAACGTTGATAGATTGACACCTCTCTTTTCCATGTTAGGGTTTAGAAGGGGGATCATCGTcgctttgtttctttttttttctccggGCAGTTACGTAGTGAAGGGCTTTGAAGGGATCACGGTTTGGCAGGTTTGTTGGCTGGCAGTGAGATTTGCGGAGTTTCGCAAGTATGCCGTTGTCTGTCTGTGTCGTCGTGGAGCAGATATGGAGCACCGATTGAAACCCGCACAGCCTCTCTTTCCTCCTGAAAATAGGAACCCAAAAGATCCACGCTGGGTCTGGATCTTCTGGATCTCTTCAGTTGAATCTGCTATCTTTGGTAGCTTTCGACATCATGCACCGAGGCTGTGATTTCAAGATCTGACTTGGGAATGTGTACATACACCATGGTACCAGGTACGGGGGAGGCAAGAAATGTGAGGCGGTCGTAAGAGGTACTCGAGTTGAGATCTGAGAGATCTGATTCAATGAATGTTTCGAAACCCAAAGCTGTCGCCCGTTCCTGACTGACTGAGGAAGGGGCTCGAATTGGACGACTGTCCGCACTGACGGGATCATTAACTGATTCGTTCCATTCCCGTGCTCTTGCCTCTTGAACTGTGCACCGTCTTTCTGTCTTTGCAGTGCTTCCTCGCTTGTTACAGTAACAATGGGCAAAAAGCTGGGGAATCCCAGCCTCTGTTTTACCATGACACTTCGctacagcacagcacagcacagcactgCCAACCCCACGATTTACAGCGCCTATCAGTTGGTTTCCCTTGCTCCCGCATGGATCTGctcacctagaggtatcttttGGTTGTTTTCATAACCAAAGAGAATCCACCAACCTCAAACTCACGTACACACGGTTTATTATGCGTGTCTCTATTGTATGAGCTGGCTCAACTTTATTGGTGGCTTACCGACTACCTCTGTACCTTGCCAAAATGGTGTGATTCGACCGGTTGTTGACACGACGGGAAGCCGAAAAGTCGGTATGGGGGGTGTGAATCGTCGCGTCTAGAGGTGACGGGAGATGCATTATCTCAGTCCGCTAATCTGTAAAACTCTAGAGGGATCGGGATACGGACGTCGGACATCGATGTGTGCCTGGTGTACCTACATTGCCAAAGCGGAGTGCAGTGGATGACACATATCAGACTGAAGGCGTGGCTATCAACAACTGAGACGCTACGACAAGCAGCTTGTTGACCTGGCCCGGGCCTTGGATACAGACTTGCCAGACTGCGCCCTGATGTTGTCATAGAGGGTCATATATAATCTCATCACGATGATCTATGTCCAATTAGAGGCACGCTTTGTGTCTCAGTTAAGAGCCCTGAATTCAGTCCTTCAAGATCAGATCACACACATCAGGTCGCTTCAGGGGTGCCAGCGAAGCCACAAAACAGAGTGGTGGTCGTCGCCAAGGTTCTTGATTTGCGCTGAAGCCTCACCACAATCAGACCTGCAGACTATGATACCAGCACAGTGGTTTGACAGATCGCTTGTGAGCCCGGGCATTGTTTGTTTCGGCGTGGCCTTTGACGCCGGCAGTGGTTCTTTGTGTTCACCAATGCTATTGTTATTCgtctttattttccttttgttttcttttgaTACGATGGCTGGCTCCTATATCGGCGTTTGCATTATCCTTGTCTTGGTGGTCTTAATTTCTTTGTGACGTTTGGGTGATATGCTCgctcattttttttttctttttgtcccaattgggttgtggttgtaCTTCAGCTCAGGTCACCTCGCTTTCGCATTCCAAGTTGGGAGAACACCAACCACACTGCCGAACGGTCGGGATACGGTAACCAGCTTGACCGGGTGCTGCACCGCACAACTTCCACTGCAGTCTCCGCTGTTTGTTGATTGTTCAATATCTCCCAGCTGCTGCCGCAATCTCCGAACGTACGGCGGCCAACCGAACCGTAGCTGGCAGCCACGCCAGCCACCATCTTTGTTGTCAAGAGGCTGggcctaatatagtatttggCTAAACACACTCCTCTCAAGCTTCGTTCCGAGGTAGGTGTAGCTCACTCACCTCACGATAGTTTCCGCGTCGCTTGGCTCGGTCAAGTTGTTACGCGTACCGGTAGAGGTCGCACGCATCCCCAGCGAATCGGGTGCCATAAGTCGTTGCTTGGCAGGAAATCGCAttgacggaggaagaggggctGCGAGAGGAGGGGCCGTTCGGAAAGTGGCAGGCGATGCGCTATCCAGTAATCCGCGCGGCCGGAGGAGGCGCGGCCGCCGCAAGAGCCGGCTTGGCTGCCGATAATTGACAGGCACCGCTTCTTCACCGTGTTTCGATAACTGCGTTTCATCATGGGGATCGGTCGGCCTTTTTCTCCGTGAGACACACCGCGCCGGAACGCGCTTACGGCTTCCGCTACTGCGACCTACCCCGCGCTTGTGGGTGCGGGACTGAAGATCGCGCAATCAGGTCTTTGGGAAAAGCTTGGAATTGCAAGAGTCTGGAACATCCGGTAGCGCCCGCGGATGAAAGAACCACTCTGTGATCAGACAGCATCAAAGAAACGGATTGTTTACCTTGAACGGCTTAGAACCGCGGTACGGGTTATTAGCGGGTTCCGCGATGCGATGAGTCTTTCCCCCCCGTGACCTTACCATTGCAAGCTCATGCACTGGGCTTGAACTCTATGTTGATGGCTCTTCATCTTGTCTCGAGATTCGAATTGAGGAATGACCTTGAAAATCCCAACAAAGTTGTAGCGGTTTGCAACTGcggggaagagaaaaaactTCAACGCTCACATGCACATCGCATTGGCTGTACATGTGTACACTAACCGTGTAGGCAACGCTCTCCGGATCAAAACGTTTATGCGTCGGGCCTGGCCTTGCCTTGctcctcaccacccttgCTTGGTCCTGACGCTTTGGTGCGATCCTGCTTCTCCAAGCTCTTGTCTTGTACCTAGATCTCTGTGACTGGCTATCACGCAAGATATTTCCCGGCTTGGTATGACTCTCAAAGCTTTTGTTTCGGATGCAGGAAATCGTTGACATCAACAGCCTAAACCGGCATCAAGCTGTTTCTGCTCAGCTGAGCTTTGGCCTGTGTCTTCCTGTTTGCTGTGCCTGAATCGCGACACCTCAAGCCATACAGGGCAAAAGTTCTCCCAAGATCTGATGAACGATTTGAGAGTCGAATCTACGCCATCTCAAAGAAGCTCGTTGCAAGAAAACAAAGGCCGGGAAAAATTCCCAGCACTTTCACGTGTAGTGGAATCGCCTGCCTTGTTGCTTACCGCAAATCAAGCGAGCATTGCGCCAAGATCCGCGGCGTATGTTGTACAACCTCTTCTCCCCTTGTCTCCCCGGATTTCCCATCTCTTCACTTTCCACATTCGCTCTAGCTTTCAGCCCGGCATTATCTTATCAACCTTCACACCCCCTCTCTTTCTCCGCTTATACACTGTTGTCACGCCCCGTAACCCGCTATGAATCATACCGACTCTTACCGGCTCTCGCGAACCGAGAAACTCGCGATAGTTACCTACTTGTGGTTACCGTCCTTTCTTCGGTGCCTCGGAACCGACACCGACCTATCAACCGGCCGAAGTTGGGAATGTGAATCATCTTGATTTCAGAAAAGAAGCGAAGTACAACTGGGGGAGGTGTGTACACGTGTAAGTCACACACGCTGCACTCGCTTCTCATCCATCACTTTTACCAGTCGCTTCGCTGCCTGGAGGCCAACAAGGTCTTAATGCTGCCGCGATTACAAAGACCTTTTAGGCATCCTTCTTATCGTAATCGCTACATTTGCTTACTCCAACTTCAAGCTCGAATTTTGTGTGGttgacaaaaaaaaaaaaaaaaagagatcgCTTTTCGGACCTGTTACATGTTCGTTAATTGGGTACCCAGGCTCCAGGTTCTCGCTCTTAGTACACTAGATCAGATGTCTTCCGAATTTCCCGCAACCTGTTAGGGACTGAATGAATAGCTAGGCCTTGAGAAGATTCAATAAGGTGTAATTCCATCTGGAAGAGGCATATTTACAGCTTGAAAACACCTTGGGGAAGTTGGCCCAGAGGTCCCGAGCTAACAATCAAGCTGTACCTATCAGACTGTACCAATGCTAAGGTGTGTACCACATAACCCGTCACACAGCACAGCGGCTTTCTGCACATGACAAACCTAACTTGACAGCTTCCGTACAATGCACAACCAACTTTACATACATGTTATATCTCCGTCGCAGTCGGGCATCGGTGCTTCAGCAtatttttttgtttttgttttgtcttgACGAACCGCCAACAAcagaaaaaacaaaacaagagGAC
Proteins encoded in this region:
- a CDS encoding aminomethyl transferase — protein: MQPATRSIAVAGPASAALRTATTPFICLGCRSVQRKQQRRLFSSTVSTQTDLRAGLTKLTSRRLISVSGPDASKFLQGVITNNINAPHNANGFYTGFLTAQGRVVHDVIIYPDDLGPEPGKQSFLIEVDADEAATLHKHIKRYKLRSKFNLKLLDPEERALYHSWNDVDQAGPWTKLIDEVQNAGNARAVPDPRVPAFGSRVVVNQTSSSSPLTDGDLTPESSYHLRRFLLGIPEGQSEIISGTALPLESNMDVMNGIDFRKGCYVGQELTIRTKHRGVVRKRILPCILYYEGAAPEIPADGPGQLEALEKLLKPEVEQGVKAEMIPQGASIDKVDKKSRSAPGKWLRGIGNVGLALCRLEVMTDTVLPGETPGTYSPEQDFVVSLGGEEGSEVEAKKVKVKAFVPFWLKDVWRIEAEKAEEERRMREELLRDRGLDVE